The following are encoded together in the Actinoplanes sp. N902-109 genome:
- a CDS encoding nucleotide sugar dehydrogenase has protein sequence MTSVNNSLAAAPATTTFRYDTAVVGLGYVGLPTALALHAVGRRVLGLDISAGRLADIRAGRADLLTSDQEKLTGALADPGNFDLGTDPARMAEAATVLICVPTPIDHHLLPDLTPLAAACRSVVAQAVPGQTIILTSTTYVGCTRDFLVEPLRARGMKVGVDIFVAFAPERIDPGNEQHVQKQVPRVVGGVTDECLKRTRMLLEGCSSYVHPVSSVEAAEMTKLYENTFRAVNISVANEFADISRGLGLDITEVINAAATKPYGFMPFYPGPGVGGHCIPCDPHYLLWQLRADRVEAPMIETAMRLVAGRPGQVVTRAVEVLADRGTRLAGARILVLGVAYKPGVADVRESPALEIIDRLRDGGADVSYTDTHLPRIAVKGGTLQSVDDFETVEWDLVIAHTLHPDVDVTWLHGVPAVLDATYKLHELGHRTML, from the coding sequence ATGACCTCGGTGAACAACTCTCTGGCCGCTGCTCCCGCGACCACCACGTTCCGCTACGACACCGCCGTGGTGGGTCTGGGCTATGTCGGCCTGCCCACCGCCCTGGCCCTGCACGCCGTGGGGCGGCGGGTGCTCGGTCTCGACATCAGCGCCGGGCGGCTTGCCGACATCCGCGCTGGGCGCGCCGACCTGCTGACATCCGACCAGGAGAAACTCACCGGTGCGCTGGCCGATCCGGGCAACTTCGACCTCGGCACCGACCCGGCGCGGATGGCCGAGGCAGCGACCGTTCTCATCTGCGTGCCCACGCCCATCGACCACCACCTGCTGCCCGATCTGACACCGCTCGCTGCCGCCTGCCGCAGCGTGGTGGCGCAGGCCGTGCCCGGCCAGACGATCATCCTGACCTCGACCACGTACGTTGGCTGCACCCGGGACTTCCTGGTGGAGCCGCTGCGCGCGCGGGGCATGAAGGTGGGCGTCGACATCTTCGTCGCCTTCGCACCGGAGCGCATCGACCCGGGCAACGAGCAGCACGTGCAGAAGCAGGTCCCGCGGGTGGTCGGCGGGGTCACCGACGAGTGCCTCAAGCGCACGCGCATGCTGCTGGAGGGCTGCTCGAGCTACGTGCACCCGGTGAGCAGCGTTGAGGCGGCCGAGATGACCAAGCTGTACGAGAACACCTTCCGCGCGGTCAACATCTCCGTCGCGAACGAGTTCGCCGACATCAGCCGGGGTCTCGGGCTCGACATCACCGAGGTCATCAACGCCGCCGCGACCAAGCCGTACGGGTTCATGCCGTTCTACCCCGGACCGGGAGTCGGCGGCCACTGCATCCCCTGCGACCCGCACTATCTGCTGTGGCAGCTGCGAGCCGACCGCGTCGAAGCGCCGATGATCGAGACTGCCATGCGCCTTGTCGCCGGCCGCCCCGGGCAGGTCGTCACCCGCGCGGTCGAGGTGCTGGCCGACCGCGGGACCCGGCTCGCCGGAGCGCGGATCCTCGTGCTCGGCGTGGCCTACAAGCCCGGTGTCGCGGATGTCCGGGAGTCGCCGGCGCTGGAGATCATCGACCGGCTGCGGGACGGCGGTGCGGACGTCTCGTACACCGACACGCACCTGCCGCGGATTGCCGTCAAGGGCGGCACCCTGCAATCGGTCGACGACTTCGAGACAGTCGAGTGGGACCTGGTCATCGCGCACACGCTGCACCCCGACGTGGACGTGACCTGGCTGCACGGTGTGCCGGCGGTCCTGGACGCCACCTACAAACTGCATGAACTGGGGCACCGCACGATGCTCTGA